ACCCTCGTATTTCTTACCCGTAAGGTGAACTTTTTCGGCATTTATAATTATAACATGGTCACCGCAATCAATGCTCGGAGTGTATGTAGGCTTGTGTTTGCCGCGAAGTATCATAGAAGCTTTTGAAGCCAGCCGCCCCAAAACCAGATCTTCGGCATCAATAACATACCATTTTCTTTCAATTTCAGATGGTTTTGCACTATAAGTTGTCATTTTATATCTACTTTTTTCTAATGTTTCCTAAGCTTACACTTATAAAGAGGGAGATATATAAGCCATATACACACTATTTGTCAATGAAAAATTAGTATTAGTTTAACTTTATGGTTAATATAAAATTTTATATACCGTTAATCTTGTAAACAGTTAGACTTTACAAAAAAAATAAAATATGCTCAGGTGGTATATTATTTTTAAGGTTAGTAATTTTGGAGTTATTTTAATGCCTGATTTGATTGATGAAATTAAGGAAGATATAAAGCAGGAAAGGCTTACTAAACTATGGCAGGATACAGGCACTTACATCATCGGCGGTATCATTTTAACAATAGCGGTAACTGCCGGTAATGTTTTTTATAAAAGCTACAAAAAGTCTAAATATGAGAATTTGGGTACCGAGCTTTATTCGGCATATGTAAAGGAATCTATTAACGAGCCGGATAAATCTATTGACGCATATGATAATATCGCAAAAAACTCGGATACGAATATATCGGCAATTGCCGATATACGTAAGGCTGCTTTACTTGATAAGGCCGGTAAAAACGATTTAGCAATACAGCTTTATAAGGATATTTCGGAAAACAATTCATACCCCATTGAGTTCAGGGAGCTTGCTGAAATATTATATTTAAGGAACGCAATAGAGTTTAGCGAACAAAACGATATATCGCTTATTAACAGACTTGAGGACATCTCTAAGTCAAACGGACCTTTCAGATATTCCGCAAAAGAAATGCTGGCGTTTGCTTTGTACGAGAGCTTACAATATAATGATGCAAAAAAACTTTTCACAGAATTAAGTGAAGAGGAAGCCACTCCCGCAACAATGAGGAGCAGGGCAAATGAAATGGTTAATGCAATCAATATAGAATCTGAAGATACAAATGGTTAGTAGATTTTTATTATTAACGGTATTGTTATTATCGGTTAATGCGTGTAGCTATTTTCCTAATTTAGGAAAAAACGAAGAGATATACGGCAATAAAGAAGACAGGGTCTCTATTTTAAAAGCCGAAAGTAATATAAAGGTTGATTCTGAGGCGGCTCTCACACCCCCAAAGCTACCTAAAACACGCTTTAACAACAAATGGTCTAAAAGCCATGGTTATGACTCCCTAACCCCTGAAAATATCGAAGCCCCTCTTGAGTTCAACTTTCGTGCTATAGAGTCAATAGGAAAAGGCACGCCGAAATCCGTAAAATATACTATTTCACCCGTTATAGCCGAGAACAAGATATTTACTATAGACAACGATGGTGTAGTAACTGCGTTTGATGCAAATGATATACGAAGTGAATTTTGGAAATACGAAATAGAAGTTGATAAAAAAAGCGGAAATTTCTCAAGTGCCGGAATGCTTTACTATGAAGGACATCTATACATATCGACCGGTTTTAATAAAGTCATAGCACTTAATGCCGAATCGGGTAAATTATTATGGAACCGCAATATTAACGGCGTTGCCCGCTCTGCACCCGATGCCCATAACGGCATATTACTTATAAGCACGGCAGAAAATAAGCTATATGCGTTAGATATCAAGGACGGTGCTATTTTATGGACGCACAACGGTACGACCGAGGAAATAAGCGTTTTAGGTACGGCATCTCCCGTAGCATATAAAAATCTGGTATTTGCGTCATATTCTTCGGGTGAGTTATACGCACTGAATATAGAAAACGGCAACATATTATGGTTTGACTCTCTATCTACCGTATCGGATTTAAAAAGCGGCTCCTTTGTGGATATTGATGCGACACCGGTTGTAATAGGCGATAAAACATTCGCTATTAACCGTCAGGGTGTTCTTGCAGCATATGAGACATTCGGCGGTTACAGATTGTGGGATATCGAGGTCGGCGGCGGCAAAAACCTTTGGTATGCAGACAATATAATATACCTGATAAACGATGAAAACATGTTAATCGCTATAAACACGAAAATAGGCGGTATTGCATGGATAAAGCAACTACCCGAATATGAAAAGCCTAAAAGAAAAGTAGGGCGATATTACTGGACCGGACCGGTTTTAGCTCAAGATAGGTTGCTAATTGTCGGTTATCACGGAGAGTTATTATCTTTATCACCTCTAAACGGTGATATCATAGATGTTACAAAAGTGCTTTCGGGCATTTCCCACCCACCTGTAGTAGCATATAATTCCTTATATATGATTACAGGAAACGGCAAGTTGGTCGTTTATAAATATATTGATAAAGCGGGTAGAAAATCACTAACCGAAAAATACGTGCAACCCCAATAATCAGCTTTTATTATATAAAACTTCATATTGCTATAGTAATAAATTTGGTATATAAACACCTTTTCCGATTTATATCGGTACTATAGTTTTTCCGCTTATTATTACACGATTAATTTAAGGCGATGTATGGAAATACTACATGAACCGACAAATGACGAAGTGTAACAAAAAATAAGAAGTACCATTAACCATGTCATTTACAGCTTGTATAATAGGAAGACCTAACGTTGGCAAATCCACTCTATTTAACCGCCTTTCAGGTAAAAAACATGCACTTGTTGATGACAGACCGGGAGTAACACGTGACAGGCGTGAAGGAGCTGCCAGAATCGGTGACATGGAATTTAGGGTAATAGATACGGCAGGTCTTGAGGAAGCGGAAGAAGATGCTCTTGAAACACGTATGCTAAAACAGACTCGGCAAGCGGTAGAAGACTCCGACTTATGTTTAATGGTAATAGATGGAAGAGCCGGCTTAACTCCCGATGACAAGTTCTTTGCCAACTGGCTGAGAAAGATTCACAAGTCAATTATCCTTATAGTAAATAAATGCGAAGGTTCTCAAGGTGAATTCGGACTCAACGAATCATACGGGCTGGGTTTTAGGGATATAGTTCCTATATCTGCCGAGCATAATGAAGGAATGGCAGACCTATATGAAGCAATTGCTCCATATAAGGCACAGTATGATTATGAAATAGGTGAACTGGAAATCACAAAAGAAGCTGAAGACGGAGATAAATTCATTCAGGTAGCGATAGTCGGCAGACCAAATACGGGAAAGTCTACATATCTTAACAGTTTATACGGCGAAAACCGTGTATTGACAGGACCTGAGGCAGGAATTACCCGTGATTCAATATCTATAGACTGGCAGTTTGAAGGTAAAAATATCAGGCTGATTGATACGGCGGGTATCAGACGAAAATCCAACGTACAGAAAAAGCTGGAAAAACTATCCGTAGCCGATTCACTGCGTGCGTTACGTTATGCCCATGTGGCAATATTGATGATAGATGCCACTATGCCTTTTGAAAAACAAGACCTGCATATCGCAGAAACCATCGCCAACGAAGGGCGTGCCGTAGTTATAGCCTTAAATAAGTGGGACTTGGTCGAAGATAAAGCTGCAACCCTAAAAGAATTAAAGTATAAAGCTGATGAATTATTACCGCAAATCAAAGGGGTTAGCCTGATAACCATTTCAGCTTTAAATGGTGAGAATGTTGAAAAGGTTATGAAGTCAGCCTTGGAAGCATATAATGTATGGAACAAGCGTATCACCACTTCAAAATTGAATGATTGGCTAAGGGAAGCCGAAAGTAAGCACCTCCCTCCCCTTGCTAAAAACAAAAAACGTATCCGCCTTAAATATATGACCCAAGGCAATACCCGCCCCCCTACATTTACGGTATTTATAAACCGTCCTGAAGATTTACCTGCAAGTTATAAACGATATATCGAGAACTCTTTAAGGGACGATTTTTCAATGCCGGGAGTGCCTCTTAGGGTAATGTTCCGTAAGAATGAAAATCCTTATGAAAAAAAGAAGTGATAAATCTATAATTTATCCAAATACCACTCTATTATACAACTATCAAGCGGGCTATCTAAATCGTAATCAGCGACATTAGAAAGATGGTCTGCAGTGGCACAACCACCTAGAGCCTGTATACGGTGTGTTATTAAATTACCTGAATCTGCATCACCATCGTCAATTTTGTCATCCACAGATTTAGCTTGCCTAGCATTAAGACTATTAGTACCTGCCCATATACCGCCGGTACTATCATTGACTATACCGATCCTAAGCTTTGTACCATAATGCTTTAAATATCTAAGCTCCTGATCCTCACTAGGAGGACTACCGGTAACACTATAAAATGTAAAACTAATATTACCGTAAGGTTGCGAACTCGGTATATTAACACCCGTATCAAAATGTATATTACCTACATCCGCTACCACACCGCTAAACTGAGCAGGAATAAGCTCTGATCCGGTAAGATGCGCCCAAGCATATAAGTCTTCGCCATTTTGTTTTGATATCAGCCTAACTCTTCCGTCCCCATCTCCGTTTGTTATAGTCACACCACCTGCTGTAGTCCAAAACGATGTAGCCTGAGGAAAGTCGCCAGGCCAATAACCATATTCTTCCTTAAATGTATTTATAGCAGACGTATATTGAATAATTTCAGTTGATAAACGCCTTAGCTTGGCGGCATCATATAACTGCTGTCCACCTATTACGCCGGCAACAATAACACCTATAATAGCCACAACTACAGACAGCTCAACAAGGGAAAAGCCTTTTTGTTTTTTACGATTTTTTAAGTTAAGTAAATAAAATTTCATATAATTTATTTTTTTTATAATCAAAACCTATCTAAATAAAACTCCATTATACAGTCTTTAGCCGTACTTGATAAATTATAGCTTGCTGCCGGTGCGTTATATGGTGCGGTTGTACAGCTACCTCCGACATCAGTATGTGTAATTAAATTACCCGAATCCGCCTTTCCGTCATCAATTTTTACATCAATCGCCTGAACCTGCTTTGCAGCTAATGAATTTGCATTATTCCAAGGTCTGCCTACATTATCAAGCCCCGAAACCCTTAGTTTAACGCCTCCTATTTCTTTATATATGTAATTATCTTCTGTTACAATAAAGCTAAAAAAAGAAAATACCATATTTTTAAATGCAACCGATATAGGAATATTAACACCGGCATTATAATGAGTTACACCGGCATCTGAAACAAGCCCTGAATAAGTCCTCTCCGGTATAAGTTCAGAACCGGATAAATGCGCCCACGAATATAAATCCTCATTATTTTGCCAAACATCTAATGTAATAACATTATCACCGTTTCCGTTAGTAATATTTACACCGCTTTTAGGGGTAGCCGTCCAAAACGCAACAGCTTGCGGAAGGTCTCCCGGCCAATAACCGTATTCTTGCTTGAAAGTATTTATAGATGATACGTAACTTGTTATTTCCGTTGATATGCGTCTTATTTTAGCAGAGTCATATATCTGCTTTACACCGATTACGGCTGCAACAATAACGCCTATAATAGCCACAACCACAGACAGCTCGACAAGGGAAAAGCCTTTTTGTTTATTTAGAGCTAAATTATTTTTAAAAAGCAACGGCATAATCTTAAAATTATGCCACAAAATGATTAAAAAATCATTAAGCCTCTACTAACTCAGCCTTTGCCGGCTCTTTTTCTTCATCTTTTTGGCGTTTTTTATAAGAATTTTCCAAAAGGAACTCATTAAGCTTCTTTACCGACTTATGTTTTGCCGCATAAGTAACCACTCTGCCGCTTTTTTTAGACTTTAAAACACCGGCATCATTTAATTGAGATAAGTGAAAAGAAAGCGTTGCAGGCGGAACTTGCAGTATCTCCGATATCATGCCCGCAGATATCCCTTCTTCCCCCTCTTGTATCAGCAGTCTGAAAATCGCTAATCTGGTTTCTTGAGACAACGCCGATAAAATTTTAAGTGCTTTTTTTGCTTTCATATTTAAAACTAGTCCTACATTTTTTTTCACAGTTATTTAATAAATATATAAAAATAAAATAACAAGTAGTTTTTTAAAAAATTATTTTATTTTCCGACAGATATTCTTCGACGTGCTTCACATAATTATCCTCTGAAATCTTAATGAATTTCGCCTCGTCCTCAGTTAAATCCCTAAAAAACTTACCGGGATTTCCAGCCCAAATCTGACCTTTTTTCACCACCTTAGAAGGAGTTATTAAAGAACCTGCCGCAACCATGCCGCCCGATTCGATAATTGCATCGTCCATTATAGTTGCCCCCATGCCCACAAAGCATGAATCTTCTAATTTACATGCATGTAATAACGCCTGATGACCTATTGTAACTCCGCTTCCTATTATAGTCGGGTGACCGTTTCTGGTAACATGTATTACCGTTCCGTCTTGTATATTGGTTCTCTCGCCAACCCTAACGTGTGCAACATCGCCACGCAGGACACAACCGAACCATATTCCCGATTTAGTCCCTATTTCAACATCACCTATTATATCGGCACTCGGTGCTACGAATGCTCCGGCGGCAATAGTCGGTTTTATCCCTTTATAAGTGTGTAAGCCGGCCAAGATATAAACTCATCTTATTTATGGAAAAACAGGAATATAATCTAAACCGCACGTTTCATCAAGCCCAAAGATTAAATTCATATTCTGGACTGCCTGCCCTGAAGAACCTTTTGTAAGATTATCTATAACTGAAACTATAACAGCCCTGTTATCGCTATTTCCTTCTGCAACAGAAATTAAACACATATTTGTACCGGCAACGTCCCTTGTGGACGGAAAAATACCACTTAAACCGACATTTACAAAACTCTCTCTATCATATTTATTATTCAAGGATTTTTGCAAGTCGGCAACGGTTTTATTTTTATTCAATTTTACGTAAATAGTAGACAATATTCCTCTGCTCATAGGCACTATTTGCGGAGTAAAATTAATTTTTATATCACTTTTACTTACAGAAGATAATGTTTGCTCCATCTCCGGAATATGCCTGTGTTTATTGATGTTATAAGGCTTAACCCCTTCATTTACCTCAGTAAATAAGAATGCCTGTTTAGCCGCCCTGCCCGCACCGGTAATCCCTGTTTTAGCATCGATAATAATATCCGTTTTTTCAATAATACCGTCTGTCAATAACGGTACTAGCGGCAATGTAGCTCCCGTAGGATAGCAGCCGGGACATGCAATTATCCTTGCGTTTTTGATTTCTTCCCTGAATATCTCGGTAAGACCGTACACGGCTTCTTTTTGCAGCTTTGGTGCGGCATGTTTATTTCCATACCATTTTTCATACACATCAACATCTTTAAGCCTGAAATCGGCAGAAAGGTCTATTATTTTAAGATGAGTAGGCAATTTCTTTATAATTTCCTGTGAAGTTGCATGTGGCAAGCAACAAAATGCAACATCTATTCCTTTAAAATCAACATCGGAAAGTTTTACCAGCTCCGGCAGGTCAAACGCTGCCAAATGCGGGTATATTTCCGATACTGGCTGCCCTGCACTACTTTCGGCAACCAGATACTTAATTTCAACATGCTTATGCGTCAGCAATATCCTTATCAGTTCAACGCCCGTATATCCGCTTGCCCCGATTATTGCCGCATTTATTTTTTTAGTCATAATATTAATAGCTTATAATGTTTTTAATCTCTTTCAGGTTTAATTCCTCGAAGCTTGCTTCGTATAATTTAAGTTGCAAGTTGTAAGTTGCATCTTAAGTCAGGCATCACTTGCAACTCGCTACTTGCAACTAAACTATATGCCCCTTAGCTTGCCTCAGGGGTTTTTACTAATATCATAGATGTAATTTTTGATTTATCAAGAAGCCTTAGCCTCATTCCACAATCTATCCATTTCTTCTAAATCGGATTCCTCAAGGCTCCTATTCTGTTTTGCAAGGCTGTTTTCAATATGTTTAAAACGCCTTATGAACTTTTCATTGCAGCCTTTTAAACAAACTTCAGGGTCAATTTTCAGCTTACGCCCAAGATTGCTTACACAAAACAGCAAATCTCCGAATTCTTCTTCAATATTACCATCTCCTGCCACGGCTCTTTTTAACTCATCATATTCTTCGTCAATCTTGTTATACACCCCTTCTAAATCAGCCCAGTCAAAACCGACCTTAGCCGCCCTTTTTTGCAGCTTTACCGAGCGTGTTAACGCAGGAAGTGCGATAGCTACGCCGTCTAAAACACTCACAACATCGCCGTCTTTAGCTTTTGCAGCTCGTTCTTGGGCTTTTTGTTCCTCCCATGCTTTTTCTTGCTCCTGTGCGGTTTTTATATCGGCATCTCCAAAAACGTGGGGGTGTCTTTCGACAAGTTTATTTATTATGGAATCAACCACATCGTCAAAATTAAAGCTACCCTGTTCGCTTGCCATTTGACTGTGGAAAATAACCTGTAACAGCAAATCCCCCAACTCTTCTTTTAAAGCCTGCATATCACCCTTGTCTATCGCATCGACAACTTCATAAGCCTCTTCGATAGTATGCGGCGATATTGATTTAAAGTCCTGCTCAACGTCCCAAGGGCAGCCTTTTTCGGGGTCACGCAAAAGCGACATTATTTCTTTTAATCTTTCAACATTATTCATAATATTATCTTTGTTAGTTATTCATTTTTAGAAGAAAACCCGAAAGCCATCTTGTATGTAAGGATATTCATTTCAGGCAAGTGGTCGGGCGGCACGGGGATAACGGGGTCAGCCCTTTCCGCCATTGAAAGCAGTGCCGAATCCAATATAGGGTGACCGGTTGATTCTTCAATTTCAGCCTTTAATACCTTACCGTTACGCCTGATAGTAATTTTCAGTATTCCGCGTCCGCTTAATCTTAATAGTTCGGCTTGTTCGGGATATACCTGAAATTTTTTCAGCCATAACGGCAGCATCTGCTCATATGTAACCAAATCCTGAGATTCTTCATCGGTGACATTCCCCACCTTTGAGCCTAAAGTACCGACTTCATGTTTTTCAGATGAAGACGGCTCAATATAAATTTCATCTGATGCGGTATCAGGTATTATCATTCCTTCTGCCGCCACTTCAACCACTTTCCTGACCATTTTTTGCTCTTTGGCTACAAATTGGCTTTTTTTGCTTATATCACTATCTTGCGGTTTCGGCTTCGGCTTTACATCAATAGCATTAAAATCTTCCGTTTCATCGGATAATTTTAATTCCGACAAATCTATATCACTCGTATCATTATCATTTGCATTATCCGCCTCAACAACATCTTGATTTTCCTTAGGAACCGAGGCTATCGGCAAAGGGCTATTCTTATTTTCAAGTGCTGCCTTATCAACTCCGAGTTTTATTTTTAACTCATGGAATTTTGTAGGTTCATTAGCATCATCAAACGCAAAATTAACCGTTAGAAGAAGTATATGTATAACTCCTGAAAAGATAAAAAATATACTGAAATACTCATTATCTTTTTTCATTATTTGCTCACCTGTGTTACAAGTGAAACATCGTTGCCTCCGGCATCTTTTATAGCGTTCATTATATAAATCAGGGTTTCAGCCGGAACGTTCAGGTCAGACTTAATACTTATCTGTTGATTCGGGTAATTTATATAAAGGGTATGTAATATAGTTTTCAAATCATCTTTGGCTACAATATCATTATTTATAGCTATTTTGCCGTCACTTGATAAATACACCGTACTTGGAATCTGCGGCTTCATATTACCGCTTGTAGATTGGGGCAGGTTTACTTCAAATATATCGACACCTTCTATTGAACCTGCCACCATAAAGAAGATAAGCAGTAGAAAAATCACATTAATAAGCGGTATCAGGCTTATTTGCGTATTAATTTTTTTTGCACGTTTAAATTCCATGTTAAAACCGCATATTATCCTGAACCTTCAACTATCGAAATATTATAACCTCCGGCAGATTTTATGCCGTCCATTGCGGTTACCAATTCCTGCACCGAAACGCCTCGCCTGTTTGTTACGATAACACTCCTGTCCTTATTATCCTTTAATTCATCGCCGACTATATCACCAATAAGTGACAAGCTATATTCCTTTCCCGAATACACAAAACTATTACCCTCTTTGAGTATAACAAGAACAGGGTCGCTATTGCCCGTATTTTCAATTGAAGAAGTGCTTTTAACCGATGTTATATTCAGGTCTACAGCCTCGGTTAACACAAATTCACTGGTTAACAGGAAGAAAACCACCAACAAAAATATAATGTCGATTAACGGGGTTAGATTTACCGCTCTTCTTTTCTTAGTAGTTCTGGCAAATTCCACTTCTTTATGTTCCTGACTTTGATAATGACAAAATAGACGAAACGCTTTCTTTCATATTAGAGCGTATTTCTTCGATTTTTCCGTCAATTATATAATGTGCGGCAATTGCAGGTATCGCCACCATCAGTCCGGCAACCGTAGTAAG
This genomic window from Pseudomonadota bacterium contains:
- a CDS encoding prepilin-type N-terminal cleavage/methylation domain-containing protein, producing the protein MPLLFKNNLALNKQKGFSLVELSVVVAIIGVIVAAVIGVKQIYDSAKIRRISTEITSYVSSINTFKQEYGYWPGDLPQAVAFWTATPKSGVNITNGNGDNVITLDVWQNNEDLYSWAHLSGSELIPERTYSGLVSDAGVTHYNAGVNIPISVAFKNMVFSFFSFIVTEDNYIYKEIGGVKLRVSGLDNVGRPWNNANSLAAKQVQAIDVKIDDGKADSGNLITHTDVGGSCTTAPYNAPAASYNLSSTAKDCIMEFYLDRF
- a CDS encoding biopolymer transporter ExbD; this translates as MEFARTTKKRRAVNLTPLIDIIFLLVVFFLLTSEFVLTEAVDLNITSVKSTSSIENTGNSDPVLVILKEGNSFVYSGKEYSLSLIGDIVGDELKDNKDRSVIVTNRRGVSVQELVTAMDGIKSAGGYNISIVEGSG
- a CDS encoding prepilin-type N-terminal cleavage/methylation domain-containing protein, which produces MKFYLLNLKNRKKQKGFSLVELSVVVAIIGVIVAGVIGGQQLYDAAKLRRLSTEIIQYTSAINTFKEEYGYWPGDFPQATSFWTTAGGVTITNGDGDGRVRLISKQNGEDLYAWAHLTGSELIPAQFSGVVADVGNIHFDTGVNIPSSQPYGNISFTFYSVTGSPPSEDQELRYLKHYGTKLRIGIVNDSTGGIWAGTNSLNARQAKSVDDKIDDGDADSGNLITHRIQALGGCATADHLSNVADYDLDSPLDSCIIEWYLDKL
- a CDS encoding TonB family protein, yielding MKKDNEYFSIFFIFSGVIHILLLTVNFAFDDANEPTKFHELKIKLGVDKAALENKNSPLPIASVPKENQDVVEADNANDNDTSDIDLSELKLSDETEDFNAIDVKPKPKPQDSDISKKSQFVAKEQKMVRKVVEVAAEGMIIPDTASDEIYIEPSSSEKHEVGTLGSKVGNVTDEESQDLVTYEQMLPLWLKKFQVYPEQAELLRLSGRGILKITIRRNGKVLKAEIEESTGHPILDSALLSMAERADPVIPVPPDHLPEMNILTYKMAFGFSSKNE
- the mazG gene encoding nucleoside triphosphate pyrophosphohydrolase; the encoded protein is MNNVERLKEIMSLLRDPEKGCPWDVEQDFKSISPHTIEEAYEVVDAIDKGDMQALKEELGDLLLQVIFHSQMASEQGSFNFDDVVDSIINKLVERHPHVFGDADIKTAQEQEKAWEEQKAQERAAKAKDGDVVSVLDGVAIALPALTRSVKLQKRAAKVGFDWADLEGVYNKIDEEYDELKRAVAGDGNIEEEFGDLLFCVSNLGRKLKIDPEVCLKGCNEKFIRRFKHIENSLAKQNRSLEESDLEEMDRLWNEAKAS
- the der gene encoding ribosome biogenesis GTPase Der gives rise to the protein MSFTACIIGRPNVGKSTLFNRLSGKKHALVDDRPGVTRDRREGAARIGDMEFRVIDTAGLEEAEEDALETRMLKQTRQAVEDSDLCLMVIDGRAGLTPDDKFFANWLRKIHKSIILIVNKCEGSQGEFGLNESYGLGFRDIVPISAEHNEGMADLYEAIAPYKAQYDYEIGELEITKEAEDGDKFIQVAIVGRPNTGKSTYLNSLYGENRVLTGPEAGITRDSISIDWQFEGKNIRLIDTAGIRRKSNVQKKLEKLSVADSLRALRYAHVAILMIDATMPFEKQDLHIAETIANEGRAVVIALNKWDLVEDKAATLKELKYKADELLPQIKGVSLITISALNGENVEKVMKSALEAYNVWNKRITTSKLNDWLREAESKHLPPLAKNKKRIRLKYMTQGNTRPPTFTVFINRPEDLPASYKRYIENSLRDDFSMPGVPLRVMFRKNENPYEKKK
- a CDS encoding biopolymer transporter ExbD yields the protein MEFKRAKKINTQISLIPLINVIFLLLIFFMVAGSIEGVDIFEVNLPQSTSGNMKPQIPSTVYLSSDGKIAINNDIVAKDDLKTILHTLYINYPNQQISIKSDLNVPAETLIYIMNAIKDAGGNDVSLVTQVSK
- the argC gene encoding N-acetyl-gamma-glutamyl-phosphate reductase; protein product: MTKKINAAIIGASGYTGVELIRILLTHKHVEIKYLVAESSAGQPVSEIYPHLAAFDLPELVKLSDVDFKGIDVAFCCLPHATSQEIIKKLPTHLKIIDLSADFRLKDVDVYEKWYGNKHAAPKLQKEAVYGLTEIFREEIKNARIIACPGCYPTGATLPLVPLLTDGIIEKTDIIIDAKTGITGAGRAAKQAFLFTEVNEGVKPYNINKHRHIPEMEQTLSSVSKSDIKINFTPQIVPMSRGILSTIYVKLNKNKTVADLQKSLNNKYDRESFVNVGLSGIFPSTRDVAGTNMCLISVAEGNSDNRAVIVSVIDNLTKGSSGQAVQNMNLIFGLDETCGLDYIPVFP
- a CDS encoding gamma carbonic anhydrase family protein, producing MAGLHTYKGIKPTIAAGAFVAPSADIIGDVEIGTKSGIWFGCVLRGDVAHVRVGERTNIQDGTVIHVTRNGHPTIIGSGVTIGHQALLHACKLEDSCFVGMGATIMDDAIIESGGMVAAGSLITPSKVVKKGQIWAGNPGKFFRDLTEDEAKFIKISEDNYVKHVEEYLSENKIIF
- a CDS encoding PQQ-binding-like beta-propeller repeat protein, which produces MVSRFLLLTVLLLSVNACSYFPNLGKNEEIYGNKEDRVSILKAESNIKVDSEAALTPPKLPKTRFNNKWSKSHGYDSLTPENIEAPLEFNFRAIESIGKGTPKSVKYTISPVIAENKIFTIDNDGVVTAFDANDIRSEFWKYEIEVDKKSGNFSSAGMLYYEGHLYISTGFNKVIALNAESGKLLWNRNINGVARSAPDAHNGILLISTAENKLYALDIKDGAILWTHNGTTEEISVLGTASPVAYKNLVFASYSSGELYALNIENGNILWFDSLSTVSDLKSGSFVDIDATPVVIGDKTFAINRQGVLAAYETFGGYRLWDIEVGGGKNLWYADNIIYLINDENMLIAINTKIGGIAWIKQLPEYEKPKRKVGRYYWTGPVLAQDRLLIVGYHGELLSLSPLNGDIIDVTKVLSGISHPPVVAYNSLYMITGNGKLVVYKYIDKAGRKSLTEKYVQPQ
- a CDS encoding metalloregulator ArsR/SmtB family transcription factor produces the protein MKAKKALKILSALSQETRLAIFRLLIQEGEEGISAGMISEILQVPPATLSFHLSQLNDAGVLKSKKSGRVVTYAAKHKSVKKLNEFLLENSYKKRQKDEEKEPAKAELVEA